In Camelina sativa cultivar DH55 chromosome 13, Cs, whole genome shotgun sequence, the genomic window CCATGGCACGTAGTTCCTTGTCTAGGCTTTTGCCCTATTTATCCATAACTTCCCAAGTATCTCTGGTACTCTTTACGTATTGTGATAGTAAATGAAAAGATTGGTTAGCCCTATGATAACATCCGTGGTTCTTTGGATGTTTGCCATACATCATGTTGAGCGTTTTCTTGTCCTTTTTCAGGAAGTCGATCTCCGATATGCTGTTCCACTCGGGTTTTACCGTGCTGCTCTGAACTTTGGGGTATCTGGCGGAATCACATTTCCATGGGGAAGCGGATACAAAAGCAGAGCTTCTTATGTACCTGAGAGGTTCTTCTTAGGTGGAAACATATCACCTGTGTGTTCGTTGGGAGGACCATCTGCGTTATGGGGATTCAAGACTAGGGGATTGGGTCCTAACGAGCCAAGGAGGGAAGTACAAGACGAGGAGAATGGTGGCACATATGAGCGAGATTTTGTGGGAGGGGATGTTGCGGTAACTGCATTTGCagacctttcttttgatttccCAGTGAAATGGTTCAGAGACAGAGGTATCCACGGACATGTGTTTGCATGTGCTGGGAATATGGCGGAATTATCAGAGAACAAGTATAGGAACTTCAGTGGTCCAAAGTTCTTGGAGACATTCAGAAGCTCAGTTGGTGCAGGAATCGTTGTACCAACTAGTCTATTCCGCATGGAGGTTAGTTAgttctcttgtttctctcctCTCATCAAGAATCATAAAACAgatattgattgttgttttgttttattatctcTTATGCCAGCTTAACTACTGCCACATActgaagaaacaagaacacgATCGAGCAAAATCTGGATTGTTCATGACATTCTCAACATCATGATAATGCCTATACCTTTGATGATATCTTTAACTGTggctttgttttgttatgttttccaGGAGCTTCATTGTTTAGTTTCTTGTTTGGATCTGAAAACTGTGAAAATTTTAGTGAGAGATTTGCTTACGTGATGTGCGGATTTTTTTAGGGGATTCGTTTCTTGGCCTGTGAAGGAGAtactagatttttaaaaataaaaattaactaaaagttgatttggtttaagaataatgtttttttcttttgttttgctaagattatttcaattttttcttatgaGGAGGATAAAGATGAGGCGGTAGAAGAaaacttgtttcctttttttttcatgagTATGGAAGATTTGGATAGACTAGTTGGGTAAGATCCCTAATCCCTATAAATATAAGCCTGACATCTTAGGGAAGGAAGATGAATCAAATCAAGCGTTGGGTTTTTGATCATCAAATCAACCAAGTCGTCATGCAAAAGCAAAAGAGTCCGCGAGTATTTTTCTTCTACCCTATCAGTTTCTCACCGCGCTCCCAGTCAATTTCGGAAAGCCGTTTCGCTATAACTCTAAAGACTTTCCGGAGAGATATTTACCGTCCGATCACGGGGAAAGAACGACTATTCGGACAGACATCACTAGGTCGTCCTTCAGTTCAAATCAAATTCGAGATCCCTACAGAGTTTCTAGCCTCCTCTAACGTGGAAGCATGCCGACGACACGTGTCGTTCGTTTTGGCGAATGTTGAGCCAAGAATTCGGGAGATTATTGTTCTGTATGGCATTCAACTCATCGGAGAGAGCCGAGGAAGAGCTTTCGAGCTCAAAGCTGATGCGGAAGATGTTGAATATCACNGGTACCAACTAGTCTATTCCGCATGGAGGTTAGTTAGTTCTCTTGTTTATCTCTTCTCATCAAGAATCATAAAACAgatattgattgttgttttgttatgtGATCTCTTATGCCAGCTTAACTACTGCCACATActgaagaaacaagaacacgATCGAGCAAAATCTGGATTGTTCATGACATTCTCAACATCATGATAATGCCTATACCTTTGATGATATCTTTAACTGTggctttgttttgttatgttttccaGGAGCTTCATTGTTTAGTTTCTTGTTTGGATCTGAAAACTGTGAAAATTTTAGTGAGAGATTTGCTTACGTGATGTGCGGATTTTTTTAGGGGATTCGTTTCTTGGCCTGTGAAGGAGAtactagatttttaaaaataaaaattaactaaaagttgatttggtttaagaataatgtttttttcttttgttttgctaagattatttcaattttttcttatgaGGAGGATAAAGATGAGGCGGTAGAAGAaaacttgtttcctttttttttcatgagTATGGAAGATTTGGATAGACTAGTTGGGTAAGATCCCTAATCCCTATAAATATAAGCCTGACATCTTAGGGAAGGAAGATGAATCAAATCAAGCGTTGGGTTTTTGATCATCAAATCAACCAAGTCGTCATGCAAAAGCAAAAGAGTCCGCGAGTATTTTTCTTCTACCCTATCAGTTTCTCACCGCGCTCCCAGTCAATTTCGGAAAGCCGTTTCGCTATAACTCTAAAGACTTTCCGGAGAGATATTTACCGTCCGATCACGGGGAAAGAACGACTATTCGGACAGACATCACTAGGTCGTCCTTCAGTTCAAATCAAATTCGAGATCCCTACAGAGTTTCTAGCCTCCTCTAACGTGGAAGCATGCCGACGACACGTGTCGTTCGTTTTGGCGAATGTTGAGCCAAGAATTCGGGAGATTATTGTTCTGTATGGCATTCAACTCATCGGAGAGAGCCGAGGAAGAGCTTTCGAGCTCAAAGCTGATGCGGAAGATGTTGAATATCACTTGATGGAAGAAAGCAAAGGCTGGACAACTTCTACTTGTATCCCTAAATCGACTACTACTCCGGTCGAGGAATGTACTATATGCCTTGAAGACTTATGCGACGACGAAAAAACTGTAGTGGCACATGATTGTTGTCATGTTTTTCATAAACTCTGTCTTTGGCGTTGGATTTGGACCAAAAGCACTTGTCCTCTTTGTCGTGATCCTATTTATTCAAGACCCAACCCAAATTAAGATGCGTATCCTACTTACCAGATGTAAATTATGTATTTCTTGTGTAAATATTATGGGATTAGTCattgaataattaaatttttaaaagatgtatAAGCCTcgattaaaaagataaaataggTTAAGCCTTAAAGGCCCATGGTTAATGATTGGTGAAGTCACGTGACGTAACCATTACAGATTATAATATTTACCTGTGTATAGTTTATTTTTCCCGCAGTCGTCGCCGTCGTCAGACAGAAGCTTCGTTTCTGCTGTCTCTGACTCGGTTATGGAGGGCGTGCTAGCTACGGCAGAGGGAAACGTACGCGTCTCCTTTTCTAGTATACGTTAACTAGTGATTTAATCTGATTCTGAACCGTCGTTTTCGTTCTAACCTGTTTTCTAATGGGTATTATTAATTAGGTTTTAGCAAAGCTGGTGAAGATAGCGCAGAAGCGAGGTTTAAAAGGCGAACATGGAACATGGAAGGAGTTTCTAGATTTTTACGACAAACAGCCCGGATCCTCGAGCTTGAGTGATCCTTCCAAGCGGAACCGAGATGATTTGGTCGCTTTTCTTACTACActcaagaagaaagaagatttgcaggtttttaaaaagacaaaacacacTCCACAATGTTATATAGTGTTTGGTAAATGATACTTGGTTAATCTTTGAAGTTACATacttgtttgatatttttattatgtgtaCTCTACTCTCTCAGGTGTTGGCTAGTGCTCTGAAACTCGAGAATGATCTTTTTGAGAAATTCAGAAAGAGATCTCTGGATGAGACTGCTGAGCAGGTGTGGATTAAAAACATTATTAGTCTAGCTGTGTAATGCGATCAGTTTAGTAAGTAGTATTCACAACTAATGTTGTTGGCAGTGCAGAGGCTAGTTCGAATGACTCTTACGCATAAGGAGTACCCAGTAGACTACTTGTTCCCATCTAACGCTGAGGTTTGTgtttagctttatttttttgcatgtgGATATTAATGGagaaattgattaaataaaagctgAGATATTAAGTTCCAAAAACAGGATTGGGTTGTAAGAGGGCTTGGAAAGAAGACGATGGAACCGACCAAGATCGAAATGATTGCCATTGATTGTGAGATGGTTCTTTGTGAAGATGGGAGTGAAGCTGTTGTAAGAGTTGCTGCAGTCTATGATGCACGGGTACGTCTATTTGGTAGCCGTTCCCGTACCGGGGACATGTTGGGAACGGGAACTCTATGGGGACTCTATGGGGACGTCTTAGATGCTTTAGGGgaaaataacatcaaatttttgatatttgcatccatttcatttcattcaaaGCACTCTTATTATAAGcatagtttcatttttttgtgtttttctactttctagacTCGTTTCCCCCTCTCTCCTTATCCCATTAGCTTTACTAATCAGCTCTTACTAAAGGTATGGGTATCTTTTCTTATGTGTTTATTGAAGTACCCATACCGTACcatatctataaatttttactTCCCCGATTCCGTACCCGTTTCAGTGCAACATAGGCTGCAGTTGACCGTGATTTAAAGGTGATTCTTGACGAATTTGTGAAACCGCATCAACCTGTTGTTGACTATAGGACTTTCATTACTGGACTTGCTGCTAAAGATCTTGAAAAGGCTACTCTCTCTGTGGCAGATATACAGGTaggttgtttatatatatatatatagactctttttttttacgttttcaaCAAATTGTTCTGATGACATCTAGTGACTAAACTTTTGCAGGAAAAATTGCAGATGTTTCTCTCTGAGGATACTGTTTTGGTAGGTCAAAGCTTGAATAATGATCTAAAAGGTAAAGTAGAAATGTTCCAGTTCCTCCTAGGTtcttataaaagttttaagTGCCCGACTTACTTATGATTGATCATCTCAGTACTGAAGATGGATCATGCCAGAGTAATAGATACTTCACTTGTGTTTAAGTATAACTATGACGGTACAAGAAAGCCTTTACGACTTAAAAAAACTTCTTTGAATTATCTGTGCAAGGTAAGCATGTGAAAGCTCAATTCTCTGCTCATGATATGGTTCCTGACCTGAATAATCCCATTGTTTGTTTTACTTCCATTTCCAGTGTATATTGGGATATGAAGTGCAGAAAGAAGGTGTTCCCCACAATTGTGTTCATGATGCAGAAGCTGCAATGAAACTTGTACTTGCTATACTAGAGAATGGAGTAGAGACCTCTGTTCCACTATCTAAAGAGGTAAGTTGGATTGTCACAAACTTTATTAgttcaaaaactaaaactataaAAGCTTATATCTTTGTCTGCAAAATTCTATATAGATGGTGGAAGCTGACAAGTCAAGGCTCTACCTTCATAGAATCCCTTGCAATGTTCCTTATGAAGAGTTAAATGGAATTGTATCCAGGGATATCCCACATGACATTAAGGTATGAATCCATCCAACATATACATTTTCTAATCCAAAATTCTTTAttctcgtatatatatatatatatatatatatctgtaaaaAATTCATGAgctcttcttgtttcttgaaattcttgtGGCAGCCGTTCAAGAAACAAGATCGTCACTACTATACCGCGATTGTTGTTTTTAATAGTCCAGAAGAGGCAAATCAAGCATTTGAAAACATTGCTGGAGACTTGGGAAAGGTATTTTAGCATATCCATATCTCTGGTTATTTCACACAGGTGAGGTGAGTGAGGTATAATAATCATAAGTTCACATTCTTTCTCTTGCAGGATTCGATGGGTTTGTCCCAAAAACAGGTCTTTCTAGAGCCGAGTTCATCAGGACCTACATCATATGTTCTTGTTCGTAAAATGGTCGGAGATGATTTGATTGGGGAAGTCTCTGCAGAGGACAAGAATGCAAGTCCTAAGAAACGGAAGAGAGAATATGATTCTAAAGAGAAGATCAGagatttgaccaaaaaaacaaaaaaagagaagaccaGAGAGAGACGCAGATGTAAACCATTGCgtagaagaaaacagagaagctaAGTGAAACGAAGATATAATATAAAGGAAATGATAAGATGATAATAAACCTCAAATGGTCTTGAAAAATCATTTAACCATGCCTCAATTTTGCGTTTGATAATCATTGATCCCCTCAAAGGCTCAAAccttgtttaatttttagtttgttGCCAATTTATTATTGGATTTGTATCAGATTTTGCTAAAGACAATCCCTCATATCTTGTGAAACCTGATTAACCAAGAGAGAGACTAACCCTTCTAGTAGCTGCTGGTTAGAAATTGGATTAACAAGCCATAATACATGGACACTTCACAAAGCTACATCATACTTGTCAGATATTAAGAGTAGGGGAAGAGTTGCTCCATTACAGCAATGTACCCCTAAAACACTAGAAAGTTAAAAACAGCAATCCTAGAGAGTCCTTTAACTTCTATCctacaaattagaaaaaagtAACAGGGTCCTCCCATTTCAATGAGCTTCAGATCCAACTAATTCCTCTTTGCTTTGCATTTTTTGCTTCACCATCCTCCACCAATCTCAAGTCTACAATTCCATACCTGTACAATAAAGGCAGATCAAACTTCAGTGAACTCATCAAGCTAGAGAACTTAAGAGAAGCAAGAGAATGCTAGCTCGACTTTCTCTTGCAGGAGCAGGACCATCGAAAGCACAGAAGAAGCTCAAATGAagtttatattaacaaaattggTATTCTTCTAAGGCAGAAAGGCACTAAACTTTAACAATCCACAATAAGTCAGTTACTAACCAGCCTCATCCACGCCTATAACATTATAGTTTGAGATATTCCACAGACACATTATGCCATTTTAAGAGACAGTAACAGTAATAACCATGTAAAAGTTTGAAGCTTTAAGCTAATCTAAGCCACCAACAGTAACTTGAATATGCTAAGACTCTACAAGAGGTCGATcatacaaaagacaaaaaaacctAATGAGTGTTCTTTACCTGAACCAACTCTACGTTTCCGTTGCTTAGATTTCTCAATCTCTAGTTGCATCTCCATCAACATGTTGAGTCGTTTTAACTCTACCTCCTTTGTAACTTCCATTCTCTGCTTCTCCAACTCAATCATCATCTGCTGCTTCTTACCTTCAATCCTCTCGTACACTTCCCCGAACCTAAGAATCGCCGTAGCTAGTTCCCTACACGTCGATCCTTCTTCACTCAGATCTACTTCTTCCACACGAGGATGCTTCCTAGCAACAAACTCCCAATCATTAGactcgtcgtcatcatcatcatcgtcatcatcgtcAAGAGAGCTTTCGGATCCGGCTGGAGTCAGATGACTAGGGTTCACAACAGGCACCACTGATTTGACAACCACTCCACCACGTGTCGATTTCTTTACAACAGGACCGATCAAGAAATCGAGGCGGTCAAAGAAACGCCAAGTCGACGGCGAGAGTTTAGCCTTCTCTGTTTtgtacttcttcttcaaggtatCGATCCGGTTCTTACACTGTACGTCGGTCTTTGCGCGGGCGTTATCGCCGTGCCTAGAGTTAACGGCGTCGGCGACATCTTTCCAGTCATTCTGCCGGAGGTTTCCGTGGTGGAGCTTGACGTAACGATTACCCCAAGCTTCGACCAGCGTCGCCGTCGCTTCCTCGCTCCACCAGTCTTCTCTTCCCAACGGCGGACGGTGGGAGCCACTCGATTTTGACTGCGGCGTCGTCGTTGTCGTCTCCATTCTTCGGGGGTACTTACTGCTAACGTGCGCACCGGGAGGAAGTTACGGCGTAGGATACGATCGAAacaaaggaaatttttttttttttttttctggtgggAGGAAATCGGAATAGGAGAGACGAGGATTAAGTGTGGCCTGACATTGATGACCGGCAGGTGACGTCatattggatttgtttgttctcCGTTAAAACCGAACTAAACCCTTCTTGTTGTCTTAACTCGTTAGTTCTTATGATTACactgttgaaaaaaaagaacctcataacttttcatttatttcataataaacCTTAAactaaaagatttaaataaattaacacATCAACAGGCTCTTATTGGGCCCAATTGAGCAAATAGTATTCGATTGGTCAAAAGCAAACTAGTTggaaatattttagttttattatatcatGTTGGGCCTTCAAGTCTTTACttgcaaagaaagaaagatactAGGACTAACTAGGGCTTCACCTCCAGCACAATAATTAAGATTACACAGTACTCCTAAATAAAGTGAGAAAATGATGGAACAAGATGGACAACTTAGAGAAATATTTGATAATTGAGTCACTGGAATTTGTTATCTTGATCAGACTCGTCTCGGTGTGGTGGTGGAGAGAGACTCCACCGGCTATGATGCACGGGGACAGCAGTCATCCCGATACGAGAACGTCACAGAAACGGCAAAAAACGTCTCCCAGACGTTTCTAACAGGGCGGGGACGGCGGTAATAGGGTTTCAGAAATGTTTCAAAAATGTTTCCACGACTTATTCACTTATTTTTCcaccaaataaaacataaaagaataggAAATATCATTTAAGTTTGATTTCTTAAGATTTGACATTACTATACATGTTCACTTTTCTTATATCCTCTGTTTAGTCTTCATCTCTTTTACTTCAAATATGTTTAGTGTTAAGTATGTGATGNGGCGTTATCGCCGTGCCTAGAGTTAACGGCGTCGGCGACATCTTTCCAGTCATTCTGCCGGAGGTTTCCGTGGTGGAGCTTGACGTAACGATTACCCCAAGCTTCGACCAGCGTCGCCGTCGCTTCCTCGCTCCACCAGTCTTCTCTTCCCAACGGCGGACGGTGGGAGCCACTCGATTTTGACTGCGGCGTCGTCGTTGTCGTCTCCATTCTTCGGGGGTACTTACTGCTAACGTGCGCACCGGGAGGAAGTTACGGCGTAGGATACGATCGAAacaaaggaaatttttttttttttttttctggtgggAGGAAATCGGAATAGGAGAGACGAGGATTAAGTGTGGCCTGACATTGATGACCGGCAGGTGACGTCatattggatttgtttgttctcCGTTAAAACCGAACTAAACCCTTCTTGTTGTCTTAACTCGTTAGTTCTTATGATTACactgttgaaaaaaaagaacctcataacttttcatttatttcataataaacCTTAAactaaaagatttaaataaattaacacATCAACAGGCTCTTATTGGGCCCAATTGAGCAAATAGTATTCGATTGGTCAAAAGCAAACTAGTTggaaatattttagttttattatatcatGTTGGGCCTTCAAGTCTTTACttgcaaagaaagaaagatactAGGACTAACTAGGGCTTCACCTCCAGCACAATAATTAAGATTACACAGTACTCCTAAATAAAGTGAGAAAATGATGGAACAAGATGGACAACTTAGAGAAATATTTGATAATTGAGTCACTGGAATTTGTTATCTTGATCAGACTCGTCTCGGTGTGGTGGTGGAGAGAGACTCCACCGGCTATGATGCACGGGGACAGCAGTCATCCCGATACGAGAACGTCACAGAAACGGCAAAAAACGTCTCCCAGACGTTTCTAACAGGGCGGGGACGGCGGTAATAGGGTTTCAGAAATGTTTCAAAAATGTTTCCACGACTTATTCACTTATTTTTCcaccaaataaaacataaaagaataggAAATATCATTTAAGTTTGATTTCTTAAGATTTGACATTACTATACATGTTCACTTTTCTTATATCCTCTGTTTAGTCTTCATCTCTTTTACTTCAAATATGTTTAGTGTTAAGTATGTGATGGATAACCATGAAACGTAAGCCAAAATCAGTCTTGGGCATATACACAAGTATATAGGATAGTAATACATACTTGTACTTTTTTATGTAGAGTCTTATATATGTGTggtttcttatatatttgtatccTATAGGTATTTTTATTGACATACCCATGTCGTCCTCGTATCCATAAATTTTAAGTTTGCCGTTTTCCGTCCCCGTTTCCTGACCCGTACCCGTTTCAGTGCTACTTAGTCCACCGGAGGCCATTCGTTTGGTGGAACAGTGGGGCGGGAGAGGGCCAGGGCAGCCAAGTATCTTGACTCGCGTTCAATATCTGGGGTTGAAATGACAGGACAAATTCTCCGCAGCTCTTCGTTGAAA contains:
- the LOC104734554 gene encoding putative RING-H2 finger protein ATL35, coding for MNQIKRWVFDHQINQVVMQKQKSPRVFFFYPISFSPRSQSISESRFAITLKTFRRDIYRPITGKERLFGQTSLGRPSVQIKFEIPTEFLASSNVEACRRHVSFVLANVEPRIREIIVLYGIQLIGESRGRAFELKADAEDVEYHLMEESKGWTTSTCIPKSTTTPVEECTICLEDLCDDEKTVVAHDCCHVFHKLCLWRWIWTKSTCPLCRDPIYSRPNPN
- the LOC104734556 gene encoding small RNA degrading nuclease 2 yields the protein MEGVLATAEGNVLAKLVKIAQKRGLKGEHGTWKEFLDFYDKQPGSSSLSDPSKRNRDDLVAFLTTLKKKEDLQVLASALKLENDLFEKFRKRSLDETAEQRLVRMTLTHKEYPVDYLFPSNAEDWVVRGLGKKTMEPTKIEMIAIDCEMVLCEDGSEAVVRVAAVDRDLKVILDEFVKPHQPVVDYRTFITGLAAKDLEKATLSVADIQEKLQMFLSEDTVLVGQSLNNDLKVLKMDHARVIDTSLVFKYNYDGTRKPLRLKKTSLNYLCKCILGYEVQKEGVPHNCVHDAEAAMKLVLAILENGVETSVPLSKEMVEADKSRLYLHRIPCNVPYEELNGIVSRDIPHDIKV
- the LOC104734555 gene encoding trihelix transcription factor ASIL2-like, whose amino-acid sequence is METTTTTPQSKSSGSHRPPLGREDWWSEEATATLVEAWGNRYVKLHHGNLRQNDWKDVADAVNSRHGDNARAKTDVQCKNRIDTLKKKYKTEKAKLSPSTWRFFDRLDFLIGPVVKKSTRGGVVVKSVVPVVNPSHLTPAGSESSLDDDDDDDDDDESNDWEFVARKHPRVEEVDLSEEGSTCRELATAILRFGEVYERIEGKKQQMMIELEKQRMEVTKEVELKRLNMLMEMQLEIEKSKQRKRRVGSGMEL